In Trifolium pratense cultivar HEN17-A07 linkage group LG7, ARS_RC_1.1, whole genome shotgun sequence, a genomic segment contains:
- the LOC123897178 gene encoding triosephosphate isomerase, cytosolic — translation MGRKFFVGGNWKCNGTTEEVKKIVTTLNEAKVPGEDVVEVVVSPPYVFLPFVKSLLRSDFHVAAQNAWVSKGGAYTGEISAEMLVNLDIPWVILGHSERRQLLNESNEFVGDKVAYALSLGRKVIACIGETLEQRESGSTFAVVAEQTKAIAAKVSNWDNVVLAYEPVWAIGTGKVATPAQAQEVHADLRKWVHDNVSAEVAASVRIIYGGSVNGGNSKELASQPDVDGFLVGGASLKPEFVDIINAATVKN, via the exons ATGGGCAGAAAATTCTTCGTAGGCGGTAACTGGAAATGC AATGGAACCACTGAAGAGGTGAAAAAGATTGTGACTACTTTGAATGAAGCTAAAGTTCCTGGAGAAGATGTTGTTG AAGTTGTTGTGAGCCCCCCTTATGTGTTCCTTCCCTTCGTGAAAAGTTTACTTCGCTCTGACTTCCATGTTGCTGCTCAAAATGCTTGGGTTAGCAAAGGTGGTGCTTATACCGGAGAGATTAG TGCTGAAATGCTTGTTAACTTGGATATTCCCTGGGTTATTCTTGGTCACTCTGAAAGAAGACAGCTTCTAAATGAATCAAACGAG TTTGTGGGAGACAAAGTTGCCTATGCACTTTCACTAGGGAGGAAAGTTATTGCTTGTATTGGGGAGACTCTTGAACAGCGTGAATCTGGTAGCACATTTGCTGTCGTTGCTGAGCAAACAAAGGCAATTGCAG CTAAAGTATCAAATTGGGATAATGTTGTTTTGGCCTATGAGCCAGTTTGGGCCATTGGAACAGGAAAGGTTGCAACTCCTGCTCAGGCTCAAGAG GTCCATGCTGATTTAAGGAAATGGGTTCACGACAACGTGAGTGCTGAAGTTGCTGCTTCTGTCAGAATCATCTATGGAG GTTCTGTAAATGGAGGAAACAGCAAAGAATTGGCATCACAGCCTGATGTTGATGGATTTTTGGTTGGCGGTGCTTCTTTGAAGCCAGAGTTTGTTGACATCATCAACGCTGCCACTGTGAAGAACTGA
- the LOC123897549 gene encoding pentatricopeptide repeat-containing protein At1g07590, mitochondrial-like has translation MSMRSVMSIAIQAKFIETLRRTIGGIQTQLSFKFFCTQTTQNQDSLCKRIEKLPKGESISSAFRSWMRDGFPVRGPDVFHTINRLRKLNFNKRALEVMEWVIRERPYRPSELDYSYLVEFTSRLHGIPHGENLFKRVPVEFQNELLYNNLVIACLDKGVIRRSFEYMKRMRELGYPISHLVFNRLIILHSSPGRRKMIPGLLNQMKADKVTPHVSTYNILMKIEASEHNLENLMRFFDRMKRVQVEPNEISYCILATAHAVARLYAATEMYVEAVEKSMTGNNWSTLDVLLILYGYLGSQKELERIWDIIKGLPFVRSKSYMLAIEAFGRIGELNRAEEIWSEMESLKGLKSVEQFNSMMTVYCKHGVIDKASRLYKNMKTKGYKPNAITYRHLTLGCLKAGKAEQALKTLDLGMHFPVNKRVSNSTPWLETTLSIAEIFAEKGNVENVERLFEEFHKAKYCRYTFVYNTLIKAYVKAKIYNPNLLRRMILGGANPDAETYSLLKIAEQFRT, from the exons ATGAGCATGCGAAGTGTAATGAGCATCGCAATACAAGCGAAGTTCATAGAGACATTACGTCGAACAATTGGTGGCATTCAAACACAACTCAGTTTCAAATTCTTTTGCACACAAACAACACAAAACCAAGACAGCTTATGCAAGAGAATCGAAAAGCTTCCCAAAGGAGAATCAATATCTTCCGCATTCCGTAGTTGGATGCGTGATGGCTTCCCCGTTCGCGGCCCCGATGTCTTTCACACCATTAACCGTCTCAGAAAGCTCAACTTCAACAAACGTGCACTTGAG GTGATGGAATGGGTGATTAGGGAGAGACCCTATAGACCTAGTGAACTAGATTACTCTTATCTAGTGGAATTTACAAGTAGGCTTCATGGAATTCCACATGGTGAAAATCTCTTCAAACGTGTTCCTGTTGAATTTCAGAATGAGTTACTCTACAACAACCTGGTGATTGCTTGTTTAGATAAAGGTGTCATTAGGCGTTCATTTGAGTACATGAAGAGAATGAGAGAATTGGGTTATCCCATTTCGCATTTGGTCTTTAACCGCTTAATAATTTTGCATTCATCGCCGGGTCGCAGGAAGATGATACCCGGTTTACTCAACCAAATGAAGGCTGATAAGGTCACTCCGCATGTTTCTACATACAATATATTGATGAAAATAGAGGCCAGTGAACATAATCTTGAAAATTTGATGAGGTTTTTTGATAGAATGAAACGGGTGCAGGTTGAACCGAATGAAATATCTTACTGTATTTTAGCTACTGCACATGCAGTTGCTAGGTTGTATGCTGCAACTGAAATGTATGTTGAGGCTGTGGAGAAATCTATGACGGGGAATAATTGGTCAACATTGGATGTCTTGCTTATATTGTATGGGTATTTGGGGAGCCAGAAAGAGCTTGAAAGGATTTGGGATATCATTAAAGGACTTCCTTTTGTTAGATCTAAAAGTTATATGTTAGCCATTGAAGCATTTGGTAGGATTGGAGAGTTAAACCGAGCTGAAGAGATTTGGTCTGAGATGGAGTCATTAAAAGGATTGAAATCTGTAGAGCAATTTAATTCAATGATGACTGTGTATTGCAAACATGGAGTGATTGACAAAGCATCTAGGTTGTACAAAAATATGAAGACAAAGGGATACAAACCGAATGCCATAACGTATCGTCATCTTACGTTGGGCTGCTTGAAAGCGGGTAAGGCAGAGCAAGCTTTGAAGACATTAGACTTGGGCATGCATTTTCCGGTTAACAAGAGGGTTAGTAATTCAACACCATGGTTGGAGACCACTCTTTCAATTGCTGAGATTTTTGCTGAAAAAGGTAATGTCGAAAATGTTGAGAGATTGTTTGAAGAATTTCATAAAGCTAAGTATTGTAGGTATACTTTTGTATATAATACCTTGATTAAGGCTTATGTAAAAGCTAAGATTTATAATCCAAATCTTTTGAGAAGGATGATTCTTGGAGGAGCTAATCCTGATGCTGAAACTTACAGTCTTTTGAAAATTGCTGAACAATTTCGCACCTGA
- the LOC123898838 gene encoding protein TRM32-like produces the protein MGKHLINSEESTQIQEVNQGCMWGMFNILDYHHWGVKKVFHHKKKRHNRYKRKITLQEQQNVVTEAESHLVSQHREISSAKGQTSSENALHQKKDGNTTESSLNRDISIKFKNNDDVLELISVEKNLLLKFLKDIDFGGKKYHKASHNKATLTKSGSFPLPASSKTKNISSSTFRAKQTEIWDFPKGEKLRVGTHVPKKFGSSSVKDISYETLKSSATDNGIDSVVAVEQKSSISTRSSDGLNHKGWNQVVTHQFKVIKQKIKHAIVELKKSGHSKTSPEYSNIDNEKEISQSLDDGAIHEYKKSRSLGETKASESGSNKHEPRLMRRTSSLNESMDRYTQLFEKSLSKEVKWQSSKSKSLRLTNDDKTQKSKHARIFSRSNLSMPNLEALGFILHEALLETNDIGNNIVESDNDVQSKSVSLSLKNDKSTDHFKEAEIDETVEGSGRDVNPSSRSLSDKMVEEIDEGVTCDQRENIHDPASEQEGKESNARGSNASVTAAEDTNKSLETDILHFKSYSETDSNFKYVKDILEYSGFTRNEQAQMRYTVDQPIKPSLFTALEESLLHENEYSGDEITNICDRQLLFNLINEVLFQMYEKSPTYFPKPFAFNYKLKSMPKGNYLVNEVWNNVSSYLSLRPELDETLDDVVGRDLTKGTGWMNLQQEEECVALELEDMIIDDLLDEIIFSFV, from the exons ATGGGAAAACACTTGATTAATTCAGAGGAATCCACTCAAATTCAAGAAGTTAATCAAGGATGCATGTGGGGAATGTTTAATATTCTTGATTACCATCATTGGGGTGTCAAAAAGGTGTTTcatcataaaaagaaaagacaTAACAGAT ATAAGAGAAAGATCACTCTGCAAGAGCAACAAAATGTAGTTACAGAAGCAGAATCACACTTG gTCAGTCAACATAGAGAAATATCAAGTGCTAAAGGTCAAACTAGTAGTGAGAATGCACTTCATCAGAAGAAAGATGGAAATACAACAGAAAGTTCCCTTAATAGAGACATTTCAATTAAATTTAAGAATAATGATGATGTTTTGGAGCTAATTAGTGTGGAGAAGAATTTGTTACTCAAATTTCTAAAAGATATAGACTTTGGTggtaaaaaatatcataaagcTTCCCACAACAAAGCAACATTGACAAAATCAGGATCGTTTCCTTTACCTGCGTCTTCTAAGACGAAAAATATTAGCTCTAGTACCTTCCGAGCCAAGCAAACTGAAATTTGGGATTTTCCTAAGGGAGAAAAGTTGCGTGTCGGCACTCATGTACCGAAAAAGTTTGGATCAAGTTCAGTGAAAGATATTTCGTATGAAACGTTGAAGTCTTCTGCGACTGATAATGGAATTGATAGTGTCGTTGCCGTGGAACAAAAGTCAAGCATTTCTACGCGGTCTTCTGACGGATTAAACCACAAAGGATGGAATCAAGTGGTTACTCATCAGTTCAAAGTTATAAAACAGAAGATTAAACATGCAATTGTGGAATTAAAGAAAAGTGGTCACAGTAAAACTTCACCTGAATACAGCAACATTGATAATGAGAAAGAAATCTCGCAAAGCTTAGACGATGGTGCAATTCATGAATACAAAAAGAGTAGAAGCTTGGGTGAGACTAAAGCTTCTGAATCTGGTTCCAACAAACACGAACCTCGCCTGATGCGAAGAACGTCTTCTCTTAATGAATCGATGGATAGATATACTCAattgtttgagaaaagtttaagCAAAGAGGTCAAGTGGCAAAGCTCAAAGTCGAAGAGTTTAAGATTGACAAATGACGATAAGACTCAAAAGAGTAAGCATGCTCGTATTTTCTCCAGAAGCAATTTGTCTATGCCTAATCTCGAGGCATTAGGATTCATTCTACATGAAGCTCTTCTTGAAACAAATGATATCGGAAATAATATAGTGGAAAGTGATAATGATGTTCAAAGTAAATCAGTGAGCCTTTCTTTAAAGAATGATAAATCAACCGATCATTTTAAAGAGGCTGAAATTGACGAAACAGTTGAAGGAAGTGGACGAGATGTGAATCCTAGTTCTCGTTCTTTATCGGATAAGATGGTGGAGGAAATTGATGAAGGAGTTACCTGTGATCAAAGGGAGAACATACACGATCCAGCATCGGAACAAGAAG GAAAAGAATCGAATGCACGAGGCTCAAATGCTAGTGTAACAGCCGCCGAAGACACAAACAAGAGTCTTGAAACTGATATCTTGCACTTCAAGTCATATTCAGAAACCGATTCCAATTTCAAATATGTGAAAGATATTCTTGAATATTCGGGTTTCACGAGAAATGAGCAGGCTCAAATGCGATACACGGTAGACCAGCCAATAAAACCATCGTTATTCACAGCTTTGGAAGAATCTTTGCTTCATGAAAATGAGTATTCCGGTGACGAGATTACCAACATATGTGATCGCCAACTTCTATTTAACTTGATTAACGAGGTACTCTTTCAAATGTACGAAAAGTCACCAACTTACTTTCCGAAACCCTTCGCCTTCAACTACAAACTCAAATCAATGCCTAAAGGGAACTATCTTGTTAATGAAGTATGGAACAATGTTAGTTCATATTTGAGTTTGAGACCAGAGTTAGATGAGACATTAGATGATGTTGTAGGTCGTGATTTGACAAAGGGAACTGGTTGGATGAATCTTCAACAGGAAGAGGAATGTGTAGCACTTGAACTGGAGGATATGATCATAGATGATTTATTAGATGAAATTATCTTCTCTTTTGTTTGA
- the LOC123897552 gene encoding outer envelope pore protein 16, chloroplastic produces the protein MPWSRISGSVSSPQVDVVIDMGNPFLNLTLDGFLKIGTVAASRALAEDAYHIVRKGSISSNDFEKTLKKMCKEGAYWGAIAGVYVGTEYGVERIRGTRDWKNALIGGAVTGAIVSAANNNKNDKIAVDAITGAAIATAAEFINYIT, from the exons ATGCCTTGGAGCAGGATTTCAGGGTCAGTATCCTCTCCCCAGGTGGATGTGGTTATTGACATGGGCAATCCATTCCTTAACCTCACTCTTGATGGTTTTTTGAAGATTGGAACT GTTGCAGCCTCAAGGGCACTTGCAGAGGATGCTTATCATATTGTTAGAAAGG GAAGTATTTCAAGTAATGATTTTGAGAAAACT CTGAAGAAGATGTGTAAAGAAGGCGCATATTGGG GAGCTATAGCTGGCGTATATGTTGGAACGGAATATGGGGTAGAGAGGATCCGTGGCACCAGAGACTGG AAGAATGCCTTGATCGGAGGTGCAGTGACAGGAGCTATAGTATCTGCagccaacaacaacaaaaacgaCAAGATTGCAGTAGATGCCATTACAGGTGCTGCAATTGCCACTGCTGCAGAATTCATAAATTACATTACCTGA
- the LOC123897551 gene encoding outer envelope pore protein 16, chloroplastic-like, with translation MPVSSISGSLSSPQVDVVIETGNPYLNLTVDGFLKIGTVAATRALAEDTYHIVRKGSVSSNDFEKTLKKMCKEGAYWGTIAGVYLGVEYGVERIRGTRDWKNAVFGGAVTGALVSAATNNKADKIAVDAITGAAIATAAEFVNGWNY, from the exons ATGCCTGTGAGCAGTATTTCAGGGTCATTATCCTCTCCCCAGGTGGATGTGGTTATAGAGACGGGCAATCCATATCTTAACCTCACTGTTGATGGTTTTTTGAAGATTGGAACT GTTGCAGCCACAAGGGCACTTGCAGAGGATACCTATCATATTGTTCGAAAGG GGAGCGTTTCAAGTAATGATTTTGAGAAAACT CTGAAGAAGATGTGTAAAGAAGGTGCATATTGGG GAACTATAGCTGGCGTATATCTTGGAGTGGAATATGGAGTAGAGAGGATCCGTGGCACCAGAGACTGG AAGAATGCTGTCTTTGGAGGTGCAGTGACAGGGGCTCTAGTATCTGCAGCCACCAACAACAAGGCAGACAAGATTGCAGTAGATGCCATTACAGGGGCAGCAATTGCGACTGCTGCAGAATTCGTAAATGGATGGAATTACTAA